In Rahnella variigena, one DNA window encodes the following:
- the mdoH gene encoding glucans biosynthesis glucosyltransferase MdoH: MNKSTHSTQDYVEALPLTDEQKAALTQQLPVAEEQAFATVHHRLGGDVSAIVDAADPDAPLVSVKARVSASWPDAREKGTLDEVDNEGRTIARAMPPVKRSSMFPDVWRTNPVGRFWDNLMGRSAASRHRASEMPESEKRWRHAGSVRRYILLILMLVQTAIATWYMKTILPYQGWALIDPSDMLNQDWQQSVLQLLPYVLQTGILVLFAILFCWVSAGFWTALMGFLQLLIGRDKYSITASTKGNEPLNPNNRTALIMPICNEDVERVFAGLRATYESVKATGDLDQFDIYVLSDSYDPDICVAEQKAWMEVCRDVEGHGRIFYRRRRRRVKRKSGNIDDWCRRWGGEYAYMVILDADSVMSGECLTGLARLMDANPNAGIIQSAPKASGMDTLYARCQQFATRVYGPLFTAGLHFWQLGESHYWGHNAIIRVKPFIEHCALAPLPGEGSFAGSIMSHDFVEAALMRRAGWGVWIAYDLPGSYEELPPNLLDELKRDRRWCHGNLMNFRLFLVKGMHPVHRAVFLTGVMSYLSAPLWFTFLALSTALQVVHTLMEPQYFLQPRQLFPVWPQWRPELAIALFSTTMVLLFLPKLLSIVLIWAKGAKEFGGAFRLLVSMFLEMLFSVLLAPVRMLFHTVFVVSAFLGWEVVWNSPQRDDDDTPWGEAFKRHGSQLLLGAVWAAGMAWLDLRFLWWLAPIVFSLILSPIVSVLSSRATLGIKSKRAKLFLIPEEYNPPRELVATEEYLTLNRERKLQNGFMHAVFDPGFNALATAMATSRHLLRDAVENGRRAHLEHALKTGPKDLGKADRLILLSDPVLMARLHSAVWTQPDQQAWGAYYNQLPRNVQAFPVTQTLEVKPA; this comes from the coding sequence AGTCAACGCACTCTACTCAAGATTATGTAGAAGCTTTGCCGCTTACTGATGAACAGAAAGCGGCGCTCACTCAGCAGCTTCCCGTTGCTGAAGAGCAGGCTTTTGCAACCGTCCATCACCGCTTAGGCGGTGATGTGTCGGCCATCGTTGATGCTGCGGATCCTGATGCCCCTTTGGTGTCAGTCAAAGCACGTGTCAGCGCAAGCTGGCCAGATGCCCGGGAGAAGGGCACTCTGGACGAAGTCGATAACGAAGGCCGTACCATCGCCCGCGCGATGCCGCCGGTTAAACGTTCCAGCATGTTCCCTGATGTCTGGCGCACCAACCCGGTCGGTCGTTTCTGGGATAACCTGATGGGGCGCAGTGCGGCTTCCCGCCATCGTGCCTCAGAAATGCCTGAGTCGGAAAAGCGCTGGCGTCATGCCGGTTCTGTTCGTCGTTATATCCTGCTTATCCTGATGCTGGTTCAAACGGCGATCGCTACCTGGTACATGAAAACTATCCTGCCTTATCAGGGCTGGGCGCTCATCGACCCAAGCGATATGCTGAATCAGGACTGGCAACAGTCGGTTCTGCAATTGCTGCCTTATGTCTTACAGACCGGGATTCTGGTGCTGTTTGCGATTCTGTTCTGCTGGGTTTCGGCCGGTTTCTGGACCGCACTGATGGGCTTTTTGCAATTGCTCATCGGTCGTGACAAATACAGCATTACGGCATCGACTAAAGGCAATGAGCCGCTGAATCCGAACAACCGTACTGCGCTAATCATGCCTATTTGTAACGAAGACGTGGAGCGCGTTTTCGCGGGTCTTCGTGCAACGTATGAATCAGTCAAAGCCACGGGTGACCTGGATCAGTTCGATATTTACGTGCTCAGCGACAGTTACGATCCGGATATCTGCGTAGCGGAACAAAAAGCCTGGATGGAAGTGTGCCGTGACGTCGAAGGTCACGGGCGTATTTTCTATCGCCGTCGCCGCCGTCGTGTGAAGCGTAAAAGCGGAAACATTGATGACTGGTGCCGTCGCTGGGGCGGGGAATATGCCTACATGGTTATTCTCGATGCCGACAGCGTCATGAGCGGTGAATGCCTGACCGGCCTGGCCCGTCTGATGGATGCTAACCCGAACGCCGGTATTATTCAGTCTGCGCCAAAAGCGTCAGGTATGGATACGCTGTATGCGCGTTGCCAGCAGTTTGCGACCCGCGTTTACGGCCCGCTGTTCACCGCCGGTCTGCACTTCTGGCAGCTGGGCGAATCTCACTACTGGGGCCACAACGCAATTATCCGCGTGAAGCCGTTCATCGAACACTGTGCGCTGGCGCCATTGCCAGGCGAAGGCTCATTTGCCGGTTCCATCATGTCTCATGACTTTGTGGAAGCCGCGCTGATGCGCCGTGCAGGCTGGGGCGTGTGGATTGCCTATGATTTGCCGGGCAGTTACGAAGAGTTACCACCAAACCTGCTGGATGAGCTGAAACGCGACCGCCGCTGGTGTCACGGTAACCTGATGAACTTCCGTCTTTTCCTGGTTAAGGGGATGCACCCGGTTCACCGTGCGGTATTCCTGACGGGCGTGATGTCTTATCTTTCTGCTCCGTTGTGGTTTACTTTCCTCGCGTTGTCTACCGCATTGCAGGTCGTTCATACGCTGATGGAACCGCAATACTTCCTGCAACCACGTCAGTTGTTCCCGGTGTGGCCGCAGTGGCGTCCTGAACTGGCGATAGCCCTGTTCTCGACCACCATGGTCTTGCTGTTCCTGCCGAAGCTGCTGAGTATTGTGCTGATCTGGGCAAAGGGCGCGAAAGAGTTTGGCGGTGCATTCCGTCTGCTGGTTTCGATGTTCCTCGAGATGTTGTTCTCGGTACTGCTTGCGCCGGTACGTATGCTGTTCCACACCGTTTTCGTGGTCAGCGCGTTCCTTGGCTGGGAAGTGGTCTGGAACTCACCGCAGCGTGATGATGATGACACGCCATGGGGCGAAGCCTTCAAGCGTCATGGATCTCAGCTGTTGCTGGGTGCTGTCTGGGCTGCCGGTATGGCATGGCTGGACTTGCGTTTCCTGTGGTGGCTGGCGCCAATCGTCTTCTCTCTGATCTTGTCGCCGATTGTTTCGGTGTTGTCGAGCCGTGCAACGCTCGGGATTAAGAGTAAACGAGCCAAACTGTTCCTGATCCCGGAAGAGTACAATCCTCCGCGTGAACTGGTGGCGACTGAAGAATACCTGACGCTGAACCGCGAACGTAAGCTGCAGAATGGCTTCATGCACGCGGTATTTGATCCGGGCTTCAACGCACTGGCAACGGCGATGGCAACGTCCCGCCACCTGCTGCGCGATGCCGTTGAAAACGGTCGTCGTGCTCATCTGGAACATGCGCTGAAAACTGGTCCGAAGGATCTGGGTAAAGCGGATCGTCTGATTCTGCTCAGTGATCCGGTGCTGATGGCACGTTTACACTCTGCGGTGTGGACGCAACCGGATCAGCAGGCATGGGGTGCATACTACAACCAGCTGCCTCGTAACGTACAGGCGTTCCCTGTTACGCAGACGCTGGAAGTAAAACCCGCCTGA
- a CDS encoding YceK/YidQ family lipoprotein, which produces MIKRVVLRGCVLALLTTLLAGCGSIISRTVPGQGHGNQYYPGVQWDLRDSPWRYVTVIDVPLSMIVDTFMLPIDARHGPYE; this is translated from the coding sequence GTGATTAAACGGGTTGTTTTACGTGGATGTGTGCTGGCGTTACTGACCACTCTGCTTGCCGGATGTGGCAGTATTATCAGCCGTACCGTTCCGGGGCAGGGACATGGCAATCAGTATTATCCCGGCGTGCAGTGGGATTTGCGTGACAGCCCGTGGCGTTACGTCACCGTCATTGACGTCCCTTTATCAATGATTGTCGACACTTTTATGTTGCCGATTGATGCCCGCCACGGGCCTTATGAATGA
- a CDS encoding MysB family protein produces MSMYATLEEAIDAAREEFLEAAQDRIHGDEEPIPDQFNLQKYIMQDGDIMWQAEFFTGEGEAVDALTFRSGAAAQAIFDEDYDQIELEEEWDDEATLYEWDEGEFQHEPQLDTEEGEAAAEEWDDEDEYPGRDID; encoded by the coding sequence ATGAGCATGTACGCAACGCTTGAAGAAGCTATTGATGCCGCCCGCGAAGAATTTCTCGAAGCTGCGCAAGACAGGATCCATGGTGATGAGGAGCCCATTCCGGATCAGTTCAACCTGCAAAAATACATCATGCAGGATGGCGATATCATGTGGCAGGCAGAATTTTTCACCGGTGAAGGCGAAGCTGTCGACGCACTGACTTTCCGCAGCGGCGCGGCAGCGCAGGCTATCTTTGACGAGGACTATGATCAGATAGAACTTGAAGAAGAGTGGGATGACGAAGCCACGTTATATGAATGGGATGAAGGCGAATTCCAGCACGAGCCGCAGCTTGATACCGAAGAAGGTGAAGCCGCAGCGGAAGAATGGGATGATGAAGACGAATATCCCGGCCGCGATATCGATTAA
- a CDS encoding VOC family protein, whose product MVSRQAVMRVARPTDNLEPLARMYCEGLGFGEIGRFSDHQGFDGVLVGHPHHHYHLEFTHHHGTSVGRAPTQDNLLVFYIPDNEEWRSQCELMSKAGFIAAPSFNPYWDECGKTFEDIDGYRVVLAQRDWSV is encoded by the coding sequence ATGGTTTCACGACAGGCAGTTATGCGGGTGGCGCGTCCGACGGATAATCTCGAGCCGTTAGCGCGAATGTATTGTGAGGGGCTGGGTTTCGGGGAGATCGGCCGTTTTAGCGATCATCAGGGCTTTGATGGTGTGCTGGTAGGGCATCCGCATCACCATTATCATCTGGAGTTCACGCATCACCACGGCACATCGGTGGGGCGGGCGCCGACGCAGGACAATCTCCTGGTGTTTTATATTCCGGATAACGAGGAATGGCGTAGTCAGTGTGAGCTGATGTCAAAAGCGGGTTTTATCGCCGCGCCATCGTTTAATCCTTACTGGGATGAATGCGGTAAAACCTTTGAGGATATCGATGGTTATCGCGTGGTTCTGGCTCAGCGTGACTGGAGCGTCTAG
- the mdtG gene encoding multidrug efflux MFS transporter MdtG: protein MTPAPEPEIAPDPINWKRNLYVAWIGCFLTGAAFSLIMPFLPLYIETLGVTGHESLNMWSGLVFSITFLFSAIASPFWGGLADRKGRKIMLLRSALGMAIVMVLMGFAQNIWQFLILRALLGLLGGFVPNANALIATQIPRNKSGWALGTLSTGAVSGALIGPLVGGLLADSYGLRPVFFITACVLFLCFLMTLYFIREQFVPVNKKDMLNRKQVFASLKNPKLVLCLFVTTLIIQIATGSIAPILTLYVRELAGNTQNLAFISGMIASVPGVAALMSAPRLGKLGDRIGPERILVAMLALSVLLLIPMAFVQTPLQLGILRFLLGACDGALLPAVQTLLIYNCTNQVAGRVFSYNQSFRDVGNVTGPLLGAAVSASYGFRTVFFVTAMVVLFNAGYSYWCLQRRPKQAMAD, encoded by the coding sequence ATGACTCCGGCACCTGAACCTGAAATCGCACCAGATCCTATAAACTGGAAACGTAATCTGTATGTTGCCTGGATTGGCTGCTTCCTGACCGGTGCCGCATTCAGCCTGATCATGCCGTTCCTGCCCTTGTATATAGAAACCCTCGGTGTTACCGGCCATGAATCCCTGAATATGTGGTCGGGGCTGGTTTTCAGTATTACCTTTCTGTTTTCTGCTATCGCCTCGCCTTTCTGGGGCGGACTCGCGGACCGTAAAGGCCGTAAAATCATGCTGCTGCGTTCCGCGCTGGGCATGGCGATTGTTATGGTGCTGATGGGCTTCGCACAAAATATCTGGCAATTTCTGATCCTTCGCGCGCTGCTCGGGCTTCTTGGCGGATTCGTCCCTAATGCCAATGCGCTGATCGCCACCCAAATTCCGCGCAATAAAAGCGGCTGGGCGCTGGGCACGTTATCTACCGGTGCGGTCAGTGGCGCACTGATCGGCCCGCTGGTCGGGGGGTTGCTCGCCGACAGCTACGGTTTGCGTCCGGTGTTCTTCATCACCGCCTGCGTGTTATTCCTGTGTTTTCTGATGACGCTGTATTTCATCCGCGAGCAGTTCGTGCCGGTGAACAAAAAGGACATGCTCAACCGTAAGCAAGTTTTTGCTTCGCTGAAAAACCCCAAGCTGGTGTTATGTCTTTTCGTCACTACGTTGATTATTCAGATTGCGACCGGCTCAATTGCGCCGATTCTGACGTTATATGTGCGTGAACTGGCGGGAAATACGCAAAATCTGGCGTTCATCAGTGGGATGATTGCGTCGGTACCTGGCGTGGCCGCGCTGATGAGTGCGCCCCGTTTGGGCAAACTCGGCGACCGGATTGGCCCGGAGCGAATTCTGGTGGCGATGCTGGCGCTGTCAGTGTTACTCCTGATCCCCATGGCTTTTGTCCAGACGCCATTACAACTCGGTATTTTGCGCTTTCTGCTGGGTGCCTGCGATGGCGCACTGCTTCCCGCCGTGCAGACGCTGCTGATTTATAACTGTACCAATCAGGTTGCCGGACGCGTGTTTAGCTACAATCAGTCTTTCCGCGATGTCGGGAACGTCACCGGTCCTTTACTGGGCGCGGCAGTATCCGCCAGTTACGGCTTCCGTACGGTATTTTTCGTCACAGCGATGGTCGTACTGTTCAATGCGGGATATTCGTACTGGTGCCTGCAACGCCGGCCTAAGCAGGCTATGGCGGACTAG
- a CDS encoding DoxX family protein: MLAKLNASFTRAIDHQDFGKLLLRLTFGILILFHGVAKIENGVGWIAQMLQADGLPGFIAYGAYIGEVIAPVLIILGIFTRPAALVMAFNILVAVFLVVAGKFFTTTEVGAWGLEGEAMYFFGGLVIMFLGSGRYSVMKNEALR, encoded by the coding sequence ATGTTGGCTAAACTGAACGCTTCTTTTACCCGCGCCATTGATCATCAGGATTTTGGTAAGCTGCTGTTACGTCTGACTTTTGGCATTCTCATTTTATTTCATGGCGTAGCTAAAATAGAAAACGGTGTCGGCTGGATTGCCCAGATGTTGCAGGCTGACGGTCTGCCTGGTTTTATCGCCTATGGCGCTTACATTGGCGAAGTGATTGCGCCGGTTCTGATTATCCTGGGTATTTTCACCCGCCCTGCTGCGCTGGTAATGGCCTTCAATATTTTAGTCGCTGTGTTCCTGGTCGTCGCCGGCAAGTTCTTTACCACCACAGAAGTCGGAGCCTGGGGTCTGGAAGGTGAAGCCATGTACTTCTTCGGCGGTCTGGTGATCATGTTCCTGGGCAGTGGCCGTTACTCCGTTATGAAAAACGAAGCCTTGCGTTAA
- a CDS encoding Kdo(2)-lipid IV(A) acyltransferase: MTQVPTFNRSLLHPRYWITWLGLGLLYALVLLPYPVIYRIGTGLGRFSMRFLKHRYKIARRNIELCFPDMHPEQREDMVVKNFESVGMGLFETGMAWFWPDWRIERWFKVSGLEHIQHARDNKQGVLLIGVHFLTLELGARIFGIHNPGVGVYRPHDNKLMDWIQTKGRMRSNKGMLDRKDLKGMIRSLKQGDIIWYAPDHDYGPRASVFVPFFAVDKAATTTGTYLLARMGKPAIIPFTPRRLPGGKGYEMIIHPQVADFPLDDEVVAATYMNKVVENEIRQAPEQYMWLHRRFKTRPQGEPSLYKALRD; this comes from the coding sequence ATGACTCAGGTACCGACCTTTAACCGATCGTTGCTTCACCCACGCTACTGGATCACCTGGCTTGGTCTGGGCTTGCTGTATGCGCTGGTATTATTACCTTATCCGGTCATTTATCGAATTGGCACCGGACTGGGCCGCTTCTCTATGCGTTTTCTCAAACACCGCTATAAAATTGCGCGGCGTAATATCGAATTATGTTTCCCGGACATGCACCCGGAACAGCGTGAAGATATGGTGGTTAAAAACTTTGAATCCGTGGGAATGGGCTTATTTGAAACCGGTATGGCCTGGTTCTGGCCGGACTGGCGTATAGAGCGCTGGTTCAAAGTCAGCGGTCTGGAGCATATCCAGCACGCACGTGACAACAAACAGGGCGTGTTGCTGATAGGCGTACATTTCCTGACGCTGGAGCTGGGCGCCCGCATTTTCGGCATTCACAACCCGGGCGTGGGCGTTTACCGTCCGCACGACAATAAGCTGATGGACTGGATCCAGACCAAAGGACGTATGCGTTCGAACAAAGGGATGCTTGATCGCAAAGACCTCAAAGGTATGATCCGTAGTCTCAAGCAGGGCGACATCATCTGGTATGCGCCCGATCACGACTATGGCCCGCGTGCCAGCGTATTCGTTCCTTTCTTTGCCGTGGATAAAGCCGCAACGACCACCGGCACCTACCTGCTGGCGCGGATGGGCAAACCGGCCATTATCCCGTTCACTCCGCGCCGTCTGCCGGGTGGAAAAGGCTATGAGATGATCATTCATCCTCAGGTGGCTGACTTCCCGCTGGATGATGAAGTGGTCGCCGCGACGTATATGAATAAAGTGGTTGAGAACGAAATCCGCCAGGCGCCGGAGCAATATATGTGGCTGCACCGCCGCTTCAAAACGCGCCCGCAAGGGGAACCGTCGCTCTATAAAGCCCTCAGGGATTAA